In the genome of Geotrypetes seraphini chromosome 14, aGeoSer1.1, whole genome shotgun sequence, one region contains:
- the LOC117348198 gene encoding syncytin-1-like isoform X2: MLLIWCSPLLFFTFFHHTFAEWNLFLPIVGQGNSYEQMKFRVARYANVSNCWVCAQLPQHTSGLPFRPFAWNVSDLCYYSLYLMPRNGLVAPQFSHEGNCSSMVQYSLLQTFTRYAFSFDPNKPPAPVLVRPMRGFLCYHSKRTDKTTWYAGKSSCQYYVTSDGPNISLSLGNITVSTYFTDRQQFSWLTGVSNYLLPSYADCWWICGPYAYRWLHEGWYGTCYIGFLLPPVRILSELPPTRPKRNTPLISEGERFAMILLPSYGVGKLIQIIKKLSTLIETMGNETTAVTQSLSLELRQTRIVALQNRMALDYLLAAQGGTCAIIGQECCTYIPDSFSDQQAHITSLDKALQNWEQFKVEDKGWFDWLTAWMPNISWVKGLLGVLIGLAFVFLIVCCSLSCIIGIGKTCLQKVTPNLTLIQRTSHA; this comes from the coding sequence ATGTTACTTATTTGGTGTTCTCCATTACTATTCTTTACTTTTTTCCACCACACTTTTGCAGAATGGAATCTTTTCTTACCTATAGTAGGTCAGGGAAATTCCTATGAACAAATGAAATTTCGTGTAGCTAGGTATGCTAATGTAAGCAATTGCTGGGTTTGTGCCCAGCTTCCACAACACACTAGTGGGTTACCTTTTCGACCttttgcatggaatgtttctgATCTTTGTTATTATTCTCTTTATCTTATGCCACGTAATGGCTTAGTTGCACCACAGTTTAGTCATGAGGGAAATTGTTCCTCTATGGTTCAATATTCTCTTCTTCAAACATTTACTCGTTATGCTTTTAGTTTTGACCCAAATAAACCACCAGCCCCAGTTTTAGTTAGACCCATGCGAGGATTTCTTTGTTACCATTCTAAAAGGACAGATAAAACCACCTGGTATGCTGGAAAGAGTTCATGTCAATATTATGTTACTTCAGATGGTCCAAATATTTCTCTTTCACTGGGAAATATTACTGTTTCTACCTATTTTACTGACAGGCAACAATTTTCCTGGCTTACAGGTGTTAGTAATTATTTGTTACCCTCTTATGCTGACTGCTGGTGGATTTGTGGCCCATATGCATACAGATGGCTTCACGAGGGTTGGTATGGGACCTGCTATATCGGGTTCCTATTACCCCCTGTGAGAATCCTATCTGAATTGCCTCCTACCCGACCAAAAAGAAATACTCCTCTCATTTCTGAAGGGGAAAGATTTGCTATGATCCTTTTACCTAGTTATGGAGTAGGTAAATTAAtccaaattataaaaaaattatccACCCTTATTGAAACTATGGGTAATGAAACAACAGCAGTTACTCAATCTCTGTCACTAGAGCTCAGACAAACACGCATTGTAGCTCTTCAAAATAGGATGGCACTCGACTATCTCCTAGCAGCCCAGGGGGGTACATGTGCCATCATTGGACAAGAATGTTGTACTTATATTCCTGACTCCTTCTCTGACCAGCAAGCACATATCACATCTCTAGACAAGGCATTGCAGAATTGGGAACAATTTAAGGTAGAGGATAAGGGTTGGTTTGATTGGCTAACTGCATGGATGCCTAATATATCATGGGTTAAAGGCCTATTGGGTGTTTTAATAGGCCTGGCTTTTGTGTTTCTGATTGTGTGTTGTAGTTTATCCTGTATAATTGGCATTGGAAAAACATGTTTGCAGAAAGTGACTCCCAATCTTACGCTGATCCAGAGAACAAGTCATGCCTAA